Proteins from a genomic interval of Oceanicoccus sp. KOV_DT_Chl:
- a CDS encoding response regulator, protein MSQRQQQQQDILLQLSRILVEDPENLDQFWQSLSRLAANHLEADLISVWLVTASPEGDINHCICEYNKPNNCYTDLNKVNYDFKLSCYPLYMTALNAERVLALDDCRSDPRSIELLEQFFIPDNTYSMLDATIRTQSNYIGHISIEHNHHQHHWSENEIAFASALSDQAAIAILENQRALLNLQKSRQLQRIKKQQAAIAELSRRQTTIDGDLDKTATHICHLINQVLDSQIVTVCLTDDNDFFRVVYEIDAREKCEKRINRLPCDYQQKEYQHYFSILEKQEVIVSDDTLNDPQLKEFYTQHVKFNIQASIDAAIRAQGKLIGFVCCEKTQNTYQWHEDEVAFIRNMADIFSQAHMNNALRTAKQEAEQATQQKSIFLANMSHEIRTPMNGILGMAEIAMGTALSSQQATYIENIITSAESLLSLINEILDLSKIESGALEIDIHEFDVRELIADVCTIFNINSNQHINLQVNIDNNVPKRINSDSLRLRQILINLLSNAFKFTDSGAINLQCSIAKDNHIRFSVKDTGIGFDPHKRDLLFKSFTQADTSTAREYGGSGLGLSISKMLCELLGGSISANSKLGDGAEFWFTIVNQKQAERSTKTYRTPLTITPIANFKPDQFHLLVAEDNDVNLLVLTTLLTNMNFSFDTVKNGELAIDAVRRQHYDLVLMDCQMPVMDGFEATQQIRKLPNSKAATKIIALTANAMDSDRDKCLDAGMNDYLCKPYKANDLLTLIQHVLTQP, encoded by the coding sequence ATGAGTCAACGCCAACAACAGCAGCAAGATATCCTGTTGCAGCTATCAAGAATTCTGGTCGAAGACCCGGAAAACCTTGATCAATTTTGGCAATCGCTGTCGCGTTTAGCTGCTAACCACCTTGAAGCTGATCTCATTTCTGTATGGCTGGTAACAGCAAGCCCGGAAGGTGATATCAACCATTGTATTTGTGAATACAATAAACCGAATAACTGTTATACCGACCTGAATAAGGTCAATTATGATTTTAAATTAAGCTGTTACCCGCTTTATATGACCGCGCTCAACGCAGAACGTGTGCTGGCACTGGATGATTGCCGTTCAGATCCAAGAAGTATTGAACTGTTAGAACAATTTTTTATCCCCGACAACACCTACTCGATGTTAGACGCCACTATTCGCACCCAAAGTAACTATATAGGTCACATCAGTATTGAACACAATCATCACCAGCATCACTGGAGCGAAAACGAAATTGCCTTCGCATCGGCACTGTCGGATCAAGCGGCCATCGCCATACTGGAAAATCAACGCGCATTACTCAATCTACAAAAATCCCGACAACTGCAGCGCATAAAAAAACAACAAGCTGCCATCGCCGAACTAAGCCGCAGACAAACCACCATAGATGGTGATCTTGACAAAACTGCTACCCATATCTGCCACCTTATCAACCAGGTGCTGGACTCTCAAATTGTTACTGTATGCCTTACTGACGACAATGATTTTTTTCGTGTTGTTTACGAAATTGATGCCCGTGAAAAATGCGAAAAACGTATTAATAGACTTCCCTGTGACTACCAGCAAAAGGAATATCAGCACTACTTTTCAATACTAGAAAAACAAGAGGTTATTGTCAGCGATGATACGCTCAATGACCCGCAACTGAAAGAATTTTACACGCAACATGTTAAATTCAATATTCAGGCTTCTATTGATGCTGCCATTCGCGCACAAGGGAAACTTATTGGTTTTGTCTGCTGCGAGAAAACTCAAAATACTTATCAATGGCATGAAGATGAAGTGGCTTTTATCCGCAATATGGCCGATATTTTTTCGCAAGCTCATATGAACAACGCATTGCGCACGGCCAAGCAAGAAGCCGAGCAAGCCACGCAGCAAAAGAGTATTTTTCTTGCCAATATGAGCCATGAAATACGCACCCCAATGAATGGTATTTTAGGTATGGCTGAGATTGCCATGGGAACAGCCTTGTCGTCTCAACAAGCGACTTATATTGAAAATATAATTACTTCAGCCGAATCTTTATTGTCACTTATTAATGAAATTTTGGACTTATCTAAAATTGAGAGTGGTGCCCTCGAAATCGATATTCACGAGTTTGATGTTCGGGAACTCATTGCAGACGTTTGTACAATTTTTAACATCAATTCCAATCAGCACATAAACTTGCAAGTTAACATTGATAACAATGTCCCTAAACGTATTAATAGCGACTCTCTCAGATTACGACAAATCCTGATCAACTTGCTAAGCAATGCTTTTAAATTTACCGATAGCGGCGCTATCAATCTGCAATGTTCAATCGCAAAGGACAATCACATTCGGTTCAGTGTTAAAGATACCGGTATTGGCTTTGACCCCCACAAAAGAGATTTACTATTTAAAAGCTTTACCCAAGCAGACACCTCAACTGCTCGCGAATATGGCGGTAGCGGCCTCGGTCTCAGTATTTCAAAAATGCTCTGTGAATTACTCGGAGGGAGCATCAGTGCTAACAGCAAGCTCGGCGATGGTGCTGAGTTTTGGTTTACTATTGTCAACCAAAAGCAGGCGGAACGCAGCACTAAAACTTACCGCACACCGCTAACCATTACCCCCATTGCTAATTTCAAACCCGACCAGTTTCATTTATTGGTCGCTGAAGACAACGACGTGAATCTATTAGTGTTAACCACGCTACTCACGAATATGAACTTTAGCTTTGACACCGTAAAAAATGGCGAACTTGCTATTGATGCAGTTAGGCGACAACACTACGATCTGGTACTTATGGATTGCCAAATGCCGGTAATGGATGGCTTTGAAGCCACCCAGCAGATCCGCAAACTACCCAACTCAAAAGCAGCAACTAAAATTATTGCACTGACCGCAAACGCAATGGATAGTGATAGGGATAAATGCCTGGATGCTGGAATGAATGACTATCTTTGCAAGCCCTATAAAGCGAATGACTTACTGACGCTTATTCAGCATGTATTAACTCAGCCATAA
- a CDS encoding DUF6502 family protein: protein MDIKYSAVNALFRLLRPLVRIMMNYGVGVDEFIELAKRAYVDVAEREFTLEGRKQSTSRIAVLTGMHRKEVARLRQPDELEVMPETSRLSRVISGWCNDQRFLNEQKKPALLNIEQFAELVASYSGNMTSRATLDELLRVEAVTWRGRALQLTRKVYIPHKSDLERLAMMGEASSDLLNTLSVNLSQPEENRLQLSTVFDNLPAEVIPQLKTLCHQRSSELLAEIESFLISRDRDSNPGIEGSGRMRAGLGIYYIEESMEPDLFQELA from the coding sequence ATGGACATTAAATATTCAGCTGTTAACGCTTTATTTCGATTACTTCGGCCACTTGTCAGAATAATGATGAACTATGGCGTTGGCGTTGATGAGTTCATTGAGCTCGCCAAGCGTGCCTACGTGGATGTCGCAGAGCGTGAATTCACTCTGGAGGGACGCAAGCAAAGTACTTCCAGAATTGCCGTATTGACAGGTATGCATCGAAAGGAAGTGGCACGACTTCGGCAGCCCGATGAATTGGAAGTCATGCCTGAAACCTCCCGGCTGAGTCGTGTTATTAGCGGTTGGTGTAACGACCAACGATTTCTTAATGAGCAGAAAAAACCTGCTTTATTGAATATCGAGCAATTTGCAGAGCTAGTAGCTAGCTACAGTGGCAATATGACCAGCAGGGCAACGCTGGATGAATTGCTAAGGGTCGAAGCCGTAACTTGGCGGGGGCGCGCGCTCCAGCTTACCCGAAAAGTGTATATCCCTCATAAATCCGATTTGGAACGCTTGGCGATGATGGGTGAAGCGAGTTCTGATTTGCTAAACACCCTCAGCGTTAACCTCTCACAGCCAGAAGAAAATAGACTGCAACTGAGTACAGTTTTCGACAACTTACCTGCAGAAGTTATTCCTCAGTTAAAAACACTTTGTCATCAGCGCAGTAGCGAATTACTTGCGGAAATTGAAAGCTTTCTGATCTCGCGTGACAGAGACAGCAACCCGGGTATTGAAGGTAGTGGCAGGATGCGCGCGGGATTAGGCATTTACTATATCGAAGAATCAATGGAACCCGATTTATTCCAGGAGTTAGCATGA
- the recA gene encoding recombinase RecA, with product MDTNKEKALQAALQQIERQFGKGSIMKMGEESREAIPAISTGSLGLDVALGIGGLPKGRIVEIYGPESSGKTTLTLSVIAEAQKNGATCAFIDAEHALDPSYAEKLGVDIDDMLVSQPDTGEQALEIADMLVRSGSVDVIVIDSVAALTPKAEIEGDIGDSHMGLAARMMSQAMRKMTGNIKNANCLVIFINQIRMKIGVMFGSPETTTGGNALKFYASVRLDIRRTGAVKDGDEIIGNETRVKVVKNKVSPPFKQAEFQILYGKGIYRMGEVIDLGVKQGLIDKSGAWYAYNGDKIGQGKANAAKFLQDNPDIAEAIESKLRQELLGTKVAPELHVVEEAEAVE from the coding sequence ATGGATACCAATAAAGAAAAAGCCCTGCAAGCAGCCTTACAGCAAATAGAACGTCAATTTGGTAAAGGTTCCATCATGAAGATGGGTGAAGAGTCGCGGGAAGCGATACCGGCAATTTCTACCGGTTCTTTAGGTCTGGATGTCGCTTTGGGTATTGGCGGCCTACCGAAGGGCCGGATTGTTGAGATTTATGGGCCAGAGTCCTCTGGTAAAACCACTTTGACACTCAGTGTTATTGCTGAGGCACAGAAAAACGGTGCGACCTGTGCGTTTATCGATGCTGAGCACGCGCTTGATCCCAGCTATGCAGAAAAACTGGGGGTTGATATCGACGATATGCTGGTATCCCAGCCGGATACAGGTGAGCAGGCCTTGGAAATTGCGGATATGCTGGTGCGTTCAGGTTCAGTAGATGTCATTGTCATTGACTCGGTGGCTGCATTAACGCCTAAGGCTGAAATTGAAGGTGATATTGGTGATTCTCATATGGGGCTTGCTGCCCGCATGATGTCGCAAGCGATGCGTAAAATGACGGGCAACATCAAAAATGCAAATTGTCTGGTTATCTTCATTAATCAAATTCGAATGAAAATTGGTGTGATGTTCGGTTCGCCTGAAACTACCACTGGTGGCAATGCTTTAAAGTTTTATGCTTCTGTTCGTTTGGATATTCGTCGTACCGGTGCGGTTAAAGATGGCGATGAGATTATTGGTAATGAGACTCGAGTGAAAGTGGTTAAAAATAAGGTCTCGCCACCCTTTAAGCAGGCTGAGTTTCAGATCCTCTATGGTAAAGGTATTTACCGCATGGGAGAGGTAATTGACTTAGGGGTCAAGCAAGGTTTGATTGATAAGTCTGGCGCATGGTATGCCTATAACGGTGATAAAATTGGTCAAGGGAAGGCGAATGCTGCTAAATTCTTACAGGATAATCCTGATATTGCCGAGGCGATTGAATCTAAATTGCGGCAGGAGTTATTGGGTACCAAAGTTGCACCAGAGTTGCATGTTGTTGAAGAAGCCGAAGCGGTTGAATAG
- a CDS encoding phosphate ABC transporter substrate-binding protein, translating into MLLSSQLFAGVNVVVHRDANIDAITPAQAANIFLGKTKNLPTGQLVIPIDQARTSTVRIEFYDKLINKNQNQLNAYWARQVFTGKSQPPNQVNDDDEIKLLIGNNPSMIGYMDSSNEDPMVKVILHIP; encoded by the coding sequence ATGTTACTTTCTAGCCAGCTTTTCGCCGGCGTCAATGTCGTTGTTCATCGCGATGCAAATATTGATGCCATTACCCCTGCACAAGCCGCTAATATTTTTCTCGGGAAAACGAAAAACCTGCCAACCGGGCAATTAGTTATACCCATTGATCAAGCCAGAACCAGTACCGTCCGTATTGAGTTTTACGATAAGCTGATTAATAAAAACCAGAATCAGCTAAACGCATATTGGGCGAGACAAGTCTTCACAGGAAAAAGCCAACCACCCAATCAGGTTAATGATGACGATGAAATAAAATTACTGATTGGTAACAACCCAAGTATGATTGGCTATATGGACAGCAGTAATGAAGACCCTATGGTTAAAGTGATTTTACATATACCCTGA
- a CDS encoding regulatory protein RecX, giving the protein MSEVRPVDIRRAAMDLLARREHSFHELYAKLRRKFPSNSTSADIENNDDAACELDNLIKQQCLQLAEENLQSDERFVESFINGRKAKGKGPLRIRQELEQKKIDADLLSIYLDDSDAEWECLAAEVYRRKFGDRRAGSYQEKTKRLRFMQYRGFSYELLAKLVI; this is encoded by the coding sequence ATGTCTGAAGTTCGACCTGTTGATATTCGACGAGCGGCAATGGATTTGCTTGCTCGTCGCGAACATTCCTTTCATGAGCTGTACGCTAAGCTCCGTCGTAAATTCCCTTCTAATTCTACCAGCGCCGATATTGAAAATAACGATGATGCGGCATGCGAGTTAGACAACTTGATTAAGCAGCAGTGTCTGCAGCTCGCTGAAGAAAATTTACAAAGTGATGAGCGCTTTGTTGAGTCGTTTATCAATGGCCGCAAAGCAAAGGGTAAGGGGCCACTGAGAATTCGTCAGGAGCTTGAGCAAAAAAAAATTGACGCGGATCTGTTGTCTATATACCTGGATGATTCCGATGCTGAGTGGGAGTGCTTGGCTGCAGAAGTTTATCGTCGAAAGTTTGGCGATCGTCGAGCGGGAAGTTATCAGGAAAAAACCAAGCGGCTGCGGTTTATGCAGTACCGGGGTTTTAGTTATGAGTTACTGGCAAAGTTGGTGATATAA
- a CDS encoding beta-propeller domain-containing protein, protein MAANTNTDELSEPTVGTAEDALFSQTNLIESNVDEADRVKFDGEFLYVAELQRFSGDDKRARVKIYQTETATPSSSEVAEIILPVNDKIEGIYLEGQRLIVITQVGDDLLWHTWFSPQLWQEGEISIFVYDVSDKLSPDFLSSIIMQGNLLNSRKVEGNLYIVNRFKVSVMSEEVELADYLPFLKINGTQSPLLAATDCYVAPIEEPNSSFITIVSAIDLAKPDAVNSLCFNGDTSGFYASGKAVYLSQYDAQNAQSFIHKFSYKNDEVEYSGSGSVPGGLGVNNSHFRMSEFDNDLRVVSTVSIWDEDTGREFNHYLSIFSEDSSSQSLQQRSQIPNEQQSKKIGKPGEDIFAVRFVKSRAYVVTFLQTDPFYIIDVSDPDLPVITGELEVPGFSTLLQPLDDDTLLGIGESELGFGQVKVELFDVSDIAHPASRDVLLLNSYYSEALYQHHAISLLPQADAFSVRVAFPLRGWDGCNSIQGLQMLTVNLSTKRLADEGALLPAITSSFARDGERAVLADDAVFYMTGNDVTSDSWGNGDSFGSVGDFFECITF, encoded by the coding sequence TTGGCGGCCAATACCAATACAGATGAACTCAGTGAGCCGACTGTTGGCACTGCTGAAGATGCATTGTTTTCGCAAACCAATTTAATCGAGAGTAATGTCGATGAGGCCGACCGGGTAAAATTTGATGGAGAATTTTTATATGTTGCAGAGCTGCAGCGGTTTAGTGGAGATGATAAGCGGGCGCGGGTAAAAATTTATCAGACTGAAACTGCTACCCCCAGTAGCAGCGAGGTGGCTGAAATTATCTTACCCGTAAATGACAAAATCGAAGGTATTTATTTGGAAGGGCAACGTTTAATTGTTATCACGCAAGTGGGGGATGATTTACTCTGGCATACGTGGTTCAGTCCGCAATTATGGCAAGAGGGAGAAATATCCATTTTTGTTTATGACGTCAGTGATAAGTTATCCCCTGATTTTCTCTCCAGTATTATTATGCAAGGTAATTTACTGAACTCCAGAAAGGTTGAGGGCAATCTCTACATCGTCAATCGATTTAAGGTATCGGTAATGAGTGAGGAAGTAGAGCTAGCTGATTACTTGCCCTTCCTAAAAATTAACGGTACCCAAAGTCCGTTACTGGCTGCGACAGATTGCTATGTTGCTCCAATTGAAGAACCAAATAGTAGTTTTATAACTATCGTTAGCGCAATTGATTTAGCCAAACCGGATGCGGTTAATTCACTTTGTTTTAATGGTGATACCAGTGGCTTTTATGCTTCTGGCAAGGCAGTGTATCTCAGCCAGTATGATGCGCAAAATGCACAATCATTTATCCATAAATTTTCATATAAAAATGATGAGGTCGAGTATTCAGGTAGCGGTTCGGTACCTGGTGGTTTGGGAGTGAATAATAGTCATTTTCGGATGAGTGAGTTTGATAATGACTTGAGAGTTGTGAGCACGGTGTCCATTTGGGATGAAGATACAGGTCGTGAGTTCAATCATTATTTATCAATTTTTTCAGAAGACTCATCAAGCCAGTCGTTACAGCAGCGCTCACAAATTCCTAATGAGCAGCAGTCAAAAAAAATTGGTAAGCCTGGTGAGGATATTTTTGCTGTCCGGTTTGTTAAGTCAAGGGCGTATGTGGTTACATTTCTGCAAACCGATCCGTTTTATATTATTGATGTAAGTGATCCGGATTTGCCAGTGATAACGGGCGAGCTTGAAGTGCCGGGGTTTTCCACGTTATTGCAACCTTTGGATGATGACACGCTATTGGGTATTGGTGAGTCAGAGCTTGGTTTTGGGCAAGTTAAAGTAGAGTTGTTCGATGTTAGTGATATAGCTCATCCGGCTAGTCGCGATGTGCTGTTACTTAATAGTTATTACAGCGAGGCTTTATATCAACATCATGCTATCAGCCTATTACCGCAAGCTGATGCCTTTTCGGTGCGAGTGGCTTTCCCCTTGCGAGGATGGGATGGATGCAATTCTATTCAAGGTCTGCAAATGCTTACGGTCAACTTGAGTACCAAGCGCTTGGCTGATGAGGGGGCGTTGCTGCCGGCTATAACTTCATCGTTTGCTCGCGATGGTGAGCGCGCTGTTCTTGCTGATGATGCGGTTTTTTATATGACGGGCAATGATGTGACTAGTGATAGCTGGGGTAACGGTGATAGTTTTGGCTCGGTCGGGGATTTTTTTGAATGTATTACATTTTGA
- a CDS encoding MOSC domain-containing protein yields MNTQQRLFSRYISELRPGTLQWIGLRPAHKTDMRLTDHVNALKGLGLEGDHRCSKTPGSARQVTLISTEYIQQIAHFSGIPNIKPATLRRNLVVSGINLNAMRYQQFTIGDALFEATALCHPCARIERALGRGAVAAMLGHGGLCCKILISGTIKIGDAVIPVMPHNL; encoded by the coding sequence ATGAATACGCAGCAACGTTTATTTTCCCGCTATATTTCAGAGCTAAGACCAGGCACTTTGCAATGGATTGGGCTACGCCCAGCCCACAAAACAGATATGCGGTTAACAGATCACGTCAATGCACTAAAAGGCTTAGGACTTGAAGGTGATCACCGCTGCAGTAAAACACCCGGCTCTGCTCGACAGGTCACTTTAATTTCAACCGAATACATCCAACAGATCGCACACTTCTCCGGCATCCCCAACATCAAACCGGCAACTTTACGTCGCAATTTGGTTGTTAGCGGCATTAACCTCAACGCCATGCGTTATCAGCAATTCACTATTGGCGACGCCCTGTTTGAGGCAACCGCCCTATGTCACCCATGCGCCCGGATAGAACGAGCACTCGGCCGTGGCGCTGTTGCCGCCATGCTAGGCCATGGCGGACTGTGCTGTAAAATCCTGATATCCGGCACTATAAAAATTGGCGACGCCGTCATTCCGGTAATGCCGCATAACCTATAA
- the ppnN gene encoding nucleotide 5'-monophosphate nucleosidase PpnN, protein MANTIASCTFSPLGAMSLLSKSEVAHLLDTSQGGLYKLFRNCCLAVLNCGSQIDDCKTLLEEYKDFDIRIVEQERGIKLELSNAPAEAFVDGEIIQGIREHLATVVRDILYGRELIHQFDLNHIGDLTDVVFHLLRNAGVLKADQEPNLVVCWGGHSISRKEYDYSKEVGYQLGLRNMDVCTGCGPGAMKGPMKGATIGRAKQRTGTGRYIGITEPGIIAAESPNPIVNQLVILPDIEKRLEAFIRCTHGIIIFPGGAGTMEEILYLLGILLHPSNAEQPIPIVLTGPASAAEYFAQVDGFIHHSLGEEAQSRYQIVIDDPAAVAKIMTAGALDVRNYRKQHGDAYNFNWMLHIEPEFQQPFNPTHENMNGLNLYKEQPVYQLAANLRRVFSGIVAGNVKEEGIRAIEQHGLFEIQGDKSIMEPLDQLLKSFILHNRMKLPGAAYNPCYRILD, encoded by the coding sequence ATGGCCAACACTATTGCAAGTTGTACGTTTTCACCGCTCGGCGCCATGAGCTTACTTTCCAAAAGCGAAGTTGCACATTTACTCGACACCAGTCAGGGCGGCCTCTATAAACTATTCCGCAATTGCTGTTTGGCTGTATTAAATTGCGGCAGTCAAATAGATGATTGCAAAACCTTACTTGAAGAATATAAAGATTTTGATATTCGCATTGTTGAACAGGAACGCGGTATCAAACTGGAACTATCAAATGCCCCGGCAGAGGCATTTGTCGATGGCGAAATTATTCAGGGCATTCGCGAGCACTTAGCGACCGTAGTAAGAGACATTCTCTATGGCCGCGAACTTATTCATCAGTTTGACCTTAATCATATCGGTGATCTTACTGATGTGGTTTTTCACTTACTGCGTAATGCCGGTGTACTCAAAGCAGATCAGGAACCTAATCTGGTTGTGTGCTGGGGAGGCCACTCCATCAGCCGAAAAGAATATGATTACAGCAAAGAGGTGGGCTATCAATTAGGCCTACGCAACATGGACGTGTGTACTGGCTGCGGCCCCGGAGCAATGAAGGGCCCGATGAAAGGCGCCACCATTGGCCGAGCCAAACAACGTACTGGAACTGGTCGCTACATTGGTATTACGGAACCCGGCATCATTGCCGCAGAATCCCCTAACCCTATCGTCAATCAATTAGTCATTTTACCCGATATTGAAAAGCGGCTTGAAGCCTTCATCCGCTGCACGCACGGCATCATTATCTTTCCTGGCGGTGCAGGTACGATGGAAGAAATTCTGTATCTATTAGGCATACTGCTTCACCCAAGTAACGCTGAACAACCTATTCCCATCGTGCTTACCGGGCCAGCTAGTGCTGCAGAATATTTCGCTCAGGTTGATGGATTTATTCACCACTCCTTAGGCGAGGAGGCGCAATCCCGTTATCAAATAGTTATCGATGACCCCGCCGCAGTGGCCAAGATAATGACAGCCGGTGCTCTTGATGTCAGAAATTATCGCAAACAACATGGCGATGCCTATAATTTTAACTGGATGCTACATATCGAGCCTGAATTCCAGCAACCCTTTAACCCTACCCATGAAAATATGAATGGTCTTAATCTGTACAAAGAACAGCCGGTGTATCAACTGGCAGCTAATTTACGTCGTGTTTTCTCGGGGATTGTGGCAGGCAATGTAAAAGAAGAAGGTATACGCGCGATTGAACAGCATGGTCTATTTGAAATTCAAGGCGACAAAAGTATTATGGAGCCGCTGGACCAATTGCTAAAAAGCTTTATTCTTCATAACCGAATGAAACTTCCCGGCGCAGCGTATAACCCTTGTTACCGCATACTGGATTAA